One part of the Helicoverpa armigera isolate CAAS_96S chromosome 3, ASM3070526v1, whole genome shotgun sequence genome encodes these proteins:
- the LOC110375153 gene encoding elongation factor 1-delta isoform X2 — protein MSALVHEKIWLDKNIYGDAERNYYESLSKMDSVATLAGVPNTELTNKVNTLEKENSDLKKAINDLRNLVISLQARVETLESTGGGAKTESSKAPAPSAPAAKAQEEDDDDGVDLFGSDDEEESAEAARIREERLAAYNAKKAKKPVLIAKSNIILDVKPWDDETDMAAMEKAVREITTDGLLWGAAKLVPLAYGIKKLQISCVVEDDKVSVDWLTEEIEKFEDFVQSVDIAAFNKV, from the exons ATGTCTGCCTTGGTACATGAGAAGATTTGGTTGGACAAAAACATCTATGGTGATGCTGAACGAAATTATTATGAATCATTATCAAAG ATGGACAGTGTTGCTACCTTGGCTGGAGTTCCGAACACAGAATTGACTAACAAAGTCAATACTCTGGAGAAAGAAAACAGTGACCTGAAGAAAGCCATCAATGATTTGCGAAATTTGGTTATTAGTCTTCAAGCTAGAGTAGAGACATTGGAATCAACAGGTGGTGGTGCCAAAACTGAATCTTCCAAA GCCCCTGCACCCAGTGCACCAGCAGCTAAAGCTCAagaagaagatgatgatgatggtgttgACTTATTTGGATCTGATGATGAAGAGGAGAGTGCAGAGGCTGCAAGAATTAGAGAGGAACGTCTAGCAGCATATAATGCCAAGAAAGCCAAAA AGCCTGTACTCATTGCCAAATCTAACATCATTTTGGATGTAAAGCCTTGGGATGATGAAACTGATATGGCAGCTAtggaaaaagcagtcagagaaatAACAACTGATGGCCTTTTGTGGGGAGCTGCTAAACTTGTACCTCTTGCATATGGAATTAAGAAACTGCAAATTTCATGTGTTGTTGAAGATGACAAAGTCTCTGTAGATTGGCTAACTGAAGAGATAGAAAAATTTGAAGACTTT GTTCAAAGTGTTGACATAGCTGCCTTCAACAAAGTGTAA
- the LOC110375153 gene encoding probable elongation factor 1-delta isoform X1, with protein sequence MSALVHEKIWLDKNIYGDAERNYYESLSKVQATPLSVARSSLASEVAKARQHIKDSLECMDSVATLAGVPNTELTNKVNTLEKENSDLKKAINDLRNLVISLQARVETLESTGGGAKTESSKAPAPSAPAAKAQEEDDDDGVDLFGSDDEEESAEAARIREERLAAYNAKKAKKPVLIAKSNIILDVKPWDDETDMAAMEKAVREITTDGLLWGAAKLVPLAYGIKKLQISCVVEDDKVSVDWLTEEIEKFEDFVQSVDIAAFNKV encoded by the exons ATGTCTGCCTTGGTACATGAGAAGATTTGGTTGGACAAAAACATCTATGGTGATGCTGAACGAAATTATTATGAATCATTATCAAAG GTCCAAGCTACACCACTTTCAGTAGCTCGCTCTTCTTTGGCCAGTGAAGTTGCTAAAGCTAGACAACATATTAAAGATTCTTTAGAATGT ATGGACAGTGTTGCTACCTTGGCTGGAGTTCCGAACACAGAATTGACTAACAAAGTCAATACTCTGGAGAAAGAAAACAGTGACCTGAAGAAAGCCATCAATGATTTGCGAAATTTGGTTATTAGTCTTCAAGCTAGAGTAGAGACATTGGAATCAACAGGTGGTGGTGCCAAAACTGAATCTTCCAAA GCCCCTGCACCCAGTGCACCAGCAGCTAAAGCTCAagaagaagatgatgatgatggtgttgACTTATTTGGATCTGATGATGAAGAGGAGAGTGCAGAGGCTGCAAGAATTAGAGAGGAACGTCTAGCAGCATATAATGCCAAGAAAGCCAAAA AGCCTGTACTCATTGCCAAATCTAACATCATTTTGGATGTAAAGCCTTGGGATGATGAAACTGATATGGCAGCTAtggaaaaagcagtcagagaaatAACAACTGATGGCCTTTTGTGGGGAGCTGCTAAACTTGTACCTCTTGCATATGGAATTAAGAAACTGCAAATTTCATGTGTTGTTGAAGATGACAAAGTCTCTGTAGATTGGCTAACTGAAGAGATAGAAAAATTTGAAGACTTT GTTCAAAGTGTTGACATAGCTGCCTTCAACAAAGTGTAA